From Patescibacteria group bacterium, a single genomic window includes:
- the secY gene encoding protein translocase subunit SecY, which translates to MNKFFSTITNAYRTPEVRKKILFTLFIFFVFRIFAHIPTAGVNLAQLEQLFAQNQFLGLLNIFSGGTLSRFSIMALGLNPYINASIILQVLTMVFPKLEELSKEGEMGRRKINQYTRFLTVPLAVLQAIGMYALLRSQGIIANLTPLQLIAFIMTMTAGTMFLVWLGELITERGIGNGISILIFAGIVGNFPVSLGQTLATTTAENLIGVLIFVLLGLAVIVAIIAVNEATRQIVVHYAKRMRGNKTYGGQSTHLPLKLNQAGVIPIIFAVSLVLLPSLISNFLISSRNQMFINIGQFLTNWFNPNGVVYNITYFILVVGFTFFYTAVVFNPKKISEDIQKHGGFIPGIRPGTQTAHYLNYILTRLTLVGAIFLGFIAVLPSIVLAITNVQTLFLGGTSILIVVSVVLETYRAIEANIVMRSYEGFLKTR; encoded by the coding sequence ATGAACAAATTTTTCTCAACTATAACTAATGCATATCGTACTCCAGAGGTGCGAAAAAAAATTCTTTTTACACTTTTTATCTTTTTTGTTTTTCGCATCTTCGCTCATATACCAACAGCTGGTGTTAATTTAGCACAACTTGAGCAACTTTTTGCCCAAAACCAGTTTTTAGGATTATTAAATATTTTTTCGGGAGGAACTCTGAGCAGATTTTCTATCATGGCTCTTGGACTAAATCCTTATATTAATGCTTCCATTATCCTGCAGGTTCTGACAATGGTATTTCCTAAACTCGAAGAACTCTCAAAGGAAGGTGAGATGGGACGCCGGAAAATAAATCAATATACTCGTTTCTTAACTGTTCCATTAGCTGTTCTTCAAGCAATCGGCATGTATGCTCTTTTACGAAGTCAAGGGATTATTGCTAACTTAACTCCTCTTCAGTTAATTGCTTTTATTATGACTATGACAGCCGGTACAATGTTTCTTGTCTGGTTGGGTGAGTTGATCACTGAAAGAGGAATAGGTAATGGTATCTCAATTCTTATTTTTGCTGGTATTGTCGGAAATTTTCCAGTGTCTCTGGGTCAGACATTGGCAACAACTACTGCTGAGAATTTGATTGGAGTTCTTATATTCGTGTTATTGGGATTGGCAGTGATAGTAGCTATTATTGCTGTTAATGAAGCTACACGACAAATTGTAGTGCATTATGCCAAAAGAATGAGAGGAAATAAAACATATGGTGGACAATCAACTCATCTTCCTCTTAAGCTCAATCAGGCGGGAGTTATTCCTATAATTTTTGCAGTCTCTTTAGTGCTTCTCCCCTCATTAATATCCAACTTTTTGATCTCATCAAGAAACCAAATGTTTATTAACATTGGTCAATTTTTAACAAATTGGTTTAATCCTAATGGTGTAGTTTATAACATTACGTATTTTATTTTGGTGGTCGGTTTTACTTTTTTCTATACAGCGGTAGTGTTTAATCCGAAAAAAATTTCTGAAGATATCCAAAAACATGGAGGATTTATTCCGGGAATTCGTCCTGGTACGCAAACTGCTCATTATCTCAATTATATCCTTACGAGATTAACACTTGTGGGAGCTATTTTTCTTGGTTTTATTGCAGTTCTTCCATCTATCGTCTTGGCAATTACTAATGTACAGACGCTTTTTTTAGGGGGGACAAGCATTTTGATCGTTGTAAGTGTCGTACTCGAGACATATAGAGCAATTGAGGCAAATATTGTTATGCGCAGTTATGAAGGATTCTTAAAAACCAGATGA
- the adk gene encoding adenylate kinase, which translates to MKIILIGIQGAGKSTQGKLLSQKLNLPYLSTGHIFRELAKEHTPLGRYIKEVMNAGYLIPDNKTLKIVSEYLQRPEYQKGYILDGFPRTLHQAEKFENGIDYVFYLKVSDREALWRLSYREGDEAEDREDETLKAIRKRIELFHKYTEPVLDYYRKHHLLYEINGEQPIEAIHKDIMRIIKNKKHATV; encoded by the coding sequence ATGAAAATTATACTTATTGGTATCCAGGGAGCTGGAAAATCAACTCAAGGTAAATTATTATCGCAAAAACTCAATCTACCTTACCTTTCAACAGGTCATATTTTTAGAGAGTTGGCCAAAGAGCATACTCCTCTTGGAAGATATATTAAAGAAGTTATGAATGCTGGATATCTTATTCCCGATAATAAGACATTAAAGATTGTTAGTGAATATCTTCAACGTCCGGAATATCAAAAAGGATATATTCTTGATGGATTTCCTCGAACCTTACATCAAGCTGAAAAATTCGAAAATGGTATTGATTATGTTTTTTATTTAAAGGTTTCTGATAGAGAGGCTCTTTGGAGACTTTCATATCGAGAAGGTGATGAGGCAGAAGATAGAGAGGATGAGACTCTAAAAGCTATTCGCAAGAGGATAGAGCTTTTTCATAAATATACTGAGCCAGTATTAGATTACTATCGAAAACATCATCTTCTTTATGAGATAAATGGTGAACAGCCAATAGAAGCTATTCACAAAGATATTATGAGGATAATAAAAAATAAAAAACATGCAACGGTGTAA
- the cmk gene encoding cytidylate kinase codes for MQRCKMGGFIIAIDGPVASGKGTIAPLLANRLNGFYLQTGAMYRSVALYCIKHSIDLTNKEAIIKHLPRIVIKFSNGRILLNGEDVTDEIRQEKVAYASSTIATIPEVRAFLVKEQQQIALKELEKDRVVVAEGRDTATKVFPDAKLKIFLTANPQVRAKRRQEQINKLIGKKVTFDEVLSEILKRDEQDKNRAIDPLVSDPKAHGYVILDNSSQTERQTLEQIINLLKERGLYHD; via the coding sequence ATGCAACGGTGTAAGATGGGAGGATTTATTATTGCAATTGATGGTCCTGTTGCCTCAGGAAAAGGGACAATTGCCCCACTTCTTGCAAATCGACTAAATGGCTTTTATCTTCAGACAGGTGCTATGTACAGATCTGTTGCTTTGTATTGTATTAAACACTCTATTGATCTTACTAACAAAGAAGCGATCATAAAGCATCTTCCAAGGATTGTAATTAAATTTTCCAATGGGAGGATTTTACTTAACGGAGAAGACGTAACAGATGAGATTAGACAAGAAAAAGTTGCCTATGCCTCATCAACGATAGCGACAATTCCTGAAGTAAGAGCATTTCTTGTAAAAGAGCAACAACAAATTGCACTAAAAGAACTAGAAAAAGACAGAGTGGTTGTTGCTGAAGGGAGGGATACAGCAACCAAAGTATTTCCTGATGCCAAGCTGAAGATTTTCCTGACTGCCAATCCTCAAGTTAGAGCAAAACGCCGTCAAGAGCAAATAAACAAGCTTATCGGTAAAAAAGTTACTTTTGATGAAGTGCTTTCGGAGATTTTAAAACGTGATGAACAAGACAAAAATAGAGCGATAGATCCTTTAGTATCTGATCCAAAAGCGCATGGATATGTTATACTTGACAATTCTTCTCAGACAGAGAGACAGACATTAGAACAGATTATTAATTTGTTAAAAGAGAGAGGACTTTATCATGATTGA
- the map1 gene encoding methionine aminopeptidase, whose protein sequence is MIDIKTKEEIEIMKKGGKILAESLFETLRTVRPGITEAELDRIAEKAIRRRGGEPGFMRVPGYKHTICVATNEVVVHGIPGDRILKEGDIICIDCGVYYGGLHTDMAETIIVGSENSVQKEVRDFLRTCKLALQEAIAVAKAGNRVGHISKTIQDIVEGKGYSIVRSLVGHGVGRELHEEPEVPGFLQGKIARTPLLKEGMTIAVEVIATMGSPEVCYANEDGWTIKTVDNSLSAVFERTILITKDKPLILTQ, encoded by the coding sequence ATGATTGACATCAAAACAAAAGAAGAAATTGAGATAATGAAAAAAGGTGGCAAGATTCTAGCTGAATCACTTTTTGAGACACTTAGAACGGTTAGACCTGGGATAACAGAAGCAGAGCTTGATCGGATAGCGGAGAAGGCTATTAGGAGAAGGGGAGGAGAACCTGGTTTCATGAGAGTGCCAGGATACAAACATACAATATGTGTTGCCACCAACGAGGTGGTTGTTCATGGAATCCCTGGTGATCGTATTCTCAAAGAAGGAGATATCATCTGTATTGATTGTGGAGTTTATTATGGGGGGTTGCATACAGATATGGCAGAAACAATAATAGTAGGTTCAGAAAATAGTGTTCAAAAAGAAGTTCGGGATTTTCTGAGGACATGCAAACTCGCCTTACAAGAGGCAATTGCAGTTGCTAAGGCCGGAAACAGAGTTGGACATATTTCCAAGACAATTCAGGATATTGTAGAAGGAAAAGGATACAGTATTGTTCGCAGTCTTGTGGGGCATGGAGTTGGAAGAGAACTGCATGAAGAGCCAGAAGTTCCGGGTTTTTTGCAGGGTAAAATAGCAAGAACACCTCTTTTAAAGGAAGGCATGACAATTGCAGTAGAAGTTATCGCTACGATGGGTAGTCCTGAGGTTTGTTATGCCAATGAAGATGGATGGACAATAAAGACTGTAGATAATAGTCTCTCTGCAGTTTTTGAGAGGACAATTTTAATTACTAAGGATAAACCGTTGATTCTAACTCAATAG
- the infA gene encoding translation initiation factor IF-1 — MAHQGSFEKEGVVKEALPNTLFRVELDDGSTVLCHLSGKMRLNFIKILPGDRVRIEMTPYDPTKGRIIYRVK; from the coding sequence ATGGCGCATCAAGGATCATTTGAGAAAGAAGGAGTTGTGAAGGAAGCACTGCCCAATACATTATTTAGGGTAGAGTTAGATGATGGGTCAACTGTTCTCTGTCATCTCTCAGGAAAAATGAGACTTAACTTTATCAAAATTCTTCCTGGAGATAGAGTGAGGATTGAAATGACCCCATACGATCCCACAAAAGGACGTATTATCTATAGAGTAAAGTAA
- the rpsM gene encoding 30S ribosomal protein S13: MRIAGVNIPDEKRVDIALTYLYGIGRSNVKHILKAANIDASRRVKDLTEEEQKRITKALDAIKIEGDLRAEVLENIKRLKETGTYRGLRHIRNLPVRGQRTRSNARTKRGKRVTIGAIKKEIAAKMEAAAKAKAAGK; encoded by the coding sequence ATGCGTATTGCAGGAGTTAATATACCAGATGAAAAACGAGTAGATATAGCTTTAACATACCTTTATGGTATAGGAAGAAGCAATGTAAAACATATTCTCAAAGCAGCCAATATCGATGCATCAAGACGAGTAAAGGATCTTACAGAAGAGGAACAAAAGAGAATAACGAAAGCTTTGGATGCAATTAAAATCGAGGGAGATCTTCGCGCAGAGGTGTTGGAGAATATTAAAAGGCTTAAAGAAACAGGCACTTACAGAGGTTTAAGACATATTCGCAATCTTCCAGTAAGAGGACAGAGAACTCGATCAAATGCTCGAACAAAAAGAGGAAAAAGAGTCACTATTGGAGCAATTAAGAAAGAAATTGCAGCTAAAATGGAGGCTGCGGCAAAAGCAAAAGCAGCAGGAAAATAA
- the rpsK gene encoding 30S ribosomal protein S11, producing MAAKKQTKVTPKKKSTLTVSDHGRVYITATFNNTLVTITNDKGDTIAWSSSGNAGFKGTRKSTPYAASVAVESAAKKAVDKGLKTVDVFIKGPGAGRDSALRAIKSAGLSISSISDITPIPHNGPRPKKKRRV from the coding sequence ATGGCAGCAAAAAAACAAACAAAAGTTACACCTAAAAAGAAATCAACATTAACTGTTAGTGATCATGGTAGGGTTTATATCACTGCAACGTTTAACAATACATTGGTCACGATTACAAACGATAAAGGAGATACTATTGCTTGGAGCTCATCAGGAAATGCTGGTTTTAAGGGTACTCGGAAATCTACTCCCTATGCAGCGTCAGTTGCTGTTGAGTCTGCTGCAAAAAAAGCAGTAGATAAAGGTTTAAAAACAGTTGATGTATTTATAAAAGGACCTGGTGCAGGTCGTGATTCGGCGCTTCGAGCGATCAAATCAGCAGGTCTTTCAATCTCATCAATATCAGACATCACGCCTATTCCACATAATGGGCCGCGACCAAAGAAGAAAAGGAGAGTTTAA
- the rpsD gene encoding 30S ribosomal protein S4: MARYTGPKHKLARREGVNILDKTSASLARRLNIPPGVHGRKGRKRLSEFGSQLREKQKAKAMYGILEKQFKRLVTELEKQKGDTGELLLSLLETRLDNIVYRLGFAKSRYQARQFVSHGHIKVNGKRLTIPSYRVKVNDIIELDEKIQKNPDVSKLLEEKPNLLPFLERQGTTGKLIRMPKREDIVVPFNTQQIIEYYSR, encoded by the coding sequence ATGGCACGATATACAGGACCTAAACATAAATTAGCAAGAAGAGAAGGAGTCAATATACTTGATAAGACTTCAGCAAGTCTTGCACGTCGTTTAAATATTCCTCCAGGAGTTCATGGAAGGAAAGGAAGAAAACGTCTATCTGAGTTTGGTTCTCAGCTTAGGGAAAAACAAAAAGCCAAGGCAATGTATGGAATACTAGAGAAGCAGTTCAAAAGGTTAGTTACTGAACTGGAGAAACAAAAAGGAGATACAGGCGAGTTGTTACTTTCCCTTCTTGAGACACGACTTGACAATATTGTTTATCGGCTTGGGTTTGCAAAAAGTAGATATCAGGCTCGTCAATTTGTTTCACACGGACATATTAAGGTAAACGGCAAAAGATTGACAATTCCATCTTATCGAGTAAAAGTTAATGATATCATTGAGCTTGATGAGAAAATTCAGAAAAATCCTGATGTAAGCAAGCTTCTTGAAGAAAAACCAAACCTTCTTCCATTTTTGGAGCGTCAAGGTACAACAGGTAAGCTTATTCGTATGCCCAAAAGGGAGGATATCGTGGTGCCATTCAATACTCAACAGATTATTGAATATTACTCAAGATAA
- the rpoA gene encoding DNA-directed RNA polymerase subunit alpha — protein MQFTVKEILNTPLYGEFVIEPLESGYGYTMGNALRRVLYTSIPGAAVTAVKISGVKHKFSTIAGLKENVIDLLLNIKELNLRLADGKDSAVIKLLVKGPKQITAGDLDATDGVEVINKDQYLGSLSGKDSKLEMELTVERGLGYSLAEERKSTSVGVIQTDAIFSPIRRVTYSVESTRVGRRTDLDKLTIKIWTNGTVDPKEALERAAKILATSFMQIYEPQIQTAVEESTAPSKSLTAGAMTIDELDLPTRIYNSLRNGGIETVEQLLNTPRKELISMRNMGSKSISVIEEKLKEKGFSFTL, from the coding sequence ATGCAATTTACAGTAAAGGAAATACTCAATACCCCTCTTTATGGTGAATTTGTTATTGAGCCGCTCGAGTCGGGTTATGGGTATACCATGGGGAACGCTCTTAGACGAGTTCTTTATACTTCCATTCCTGGAGCAGCAGTTACTGCTGTTAAGATCTCTGGCGTAAAACATAAATTTTCAACAATTGCAGGATTGAAAGAAAACGTCATTGATCTTCTTTTAAATATAAAAGAACTCAATCTTCGTTTAGCAGATGGTAAAGATTCTGCAGTAATAAAACTCTTGGTAAAAGGACCAAAACAAATTACAGCAGGAGATCTTGACGCAACTGATGGTGTTGAAGTTATTAATAAAGATCAATATCTGGGTTCTCTATCAGGTAAGGACTCAAAACTTGAGATGGAACTTACTGTTGAAAGAGGACTCGGATATTCTCTTGCCGAAGAAAGAAAATCAACATCTGTTGGAGTAATCCAAACAGATGCAATTTTCTCACCAATTCGCCGTGTAACCTACTCAGTAGAATCTACTCGAGTTGGACGACGAACAGATCTTGATAAATTAACTATTAAAATCTGGACTAACGGGACAGTTGATCCAAAAGAAGCTCTTGAGAGAGCAGCGAAAATTCTTGCTACATCATTCATGCAAATTTATGAACCACAGATTCAAACAGCTGTTGAAGAATCTACGGCTCCATCTAAATCTCTTACTGCAGGTGCAATGACTATTGATGAACTAGATCTTCCTACACGAATTTATAATTCACTGCGCAATGGGGGCATTGAGACAGTTGAGCAGCTTTTAAATACTCCGAGAAAAGAGTTAATTTCCATGAGAAATATGGGAAGCAAATCCATTTCAGTGATTGAAGAAAAGTTAAAAGAAAAAGGATTTTCTTTTACTTTATAA
- the rplQ gene encoding 50S ribosomal protein L17 codes for MRKRVFGRQLKRDTNERKALFRGLATSLVLHESIKTTEEKAKAVKSYIEKLVTKAKKNNSVHAEKLLQQHLPSTAIKKLINEIAPRFKTRSGGYTRIIKIGQRLSDNAPMVILEWVEKKGVVKKDEEKTDQKEQSDKNKTKTQAEKITKTTKKETTEPKNVKSKKSTTRKEKDQK; via the coding sequence ATGAGAAAAAGAGTTTTTGGTAGACAATTAAAACGAGACACCAATGAAAGGAAGGCTCTCTTTAGAGGGCTTGCAACTTCTTTAGTGCTTCATGAAAGTATAAAAACTACAGAGGAGAAAGCAAAGGCTGTCAAAAGTTATATAGAAAAGCTAGTGACAAAAGCCAAGAAAAATAACTCTGTTCATGCAGAAAAATTACTTCAACAACACCTGCCTTCAACAGCTATAAAAAAACTTATTAACGAGATTGCTCCACGCTTTAAGACAAGATCGGGTGGATATACCCGCATCATTAAAATAGGACAGCGTTTATCAGATAATGCTCCAATGGTGATTCTGGAATGGGTTGAGAAAAAAGGTGTTGTCAAAAAAGATGAAGAGAAAACGGATCAAAAAGAACAATCTGATAAAAATAAGACCAAGACACAAGCTGAGAAGATAACTAAAACAACAAAAAAAGAAACGACAGAGCCAAAGAATGTAAAATCTAAGAAATCTACTACAAGAAAGGAAAAAGATCAAAAATGA
- the rplM gene encoding 50S ribosomal protein L13 yields the protein MKTQTAPTKKQDIQRAWHLIDVKEKILGRVATEIAELLMGKSKPYFVRNLDCGDYVVVINAKDIKVTGNKEEKKVYYRHSGYPGGFKAETLKELKARKPEEVLRRAVKGMLPQNKLRDKMLKRLFIFAGEEHRFQDKFVKKEE from the coding sequence ATGAAAACTCAAACAGCACCTACAAAAAAACAGGATATTCAACGAGCTTGGCATCTTATTGATGTAAAAGAAAAAATATTAGGTCGAGTTGCCACAGAAATTGCAGAGCTTCTGATGGGTAAATCAAAACCCTATTTTGTTAGAAATCTAGATTGTGGAGATTACGTTGTGGTTATTAACGCTAAGGATATTAAGGTGACGGGTAATAAAGAAGAGAAAAAAGTTTATTATCGACATTCAGGATATCCAGGTGGATTTAAAGCTGAGACACTAAAGGAGCTGAAAGCAAGAAAACCAGAGGAGGTCTTAAGACGCGCTGTCAAAGGTATGTTGCCTCAGAATAAGCTTCGTGATAAAATGCTCAAGCGTTTATTTATTTTTGCAGGAGAGGAACATCGATTTCAAGATAAATTTGTAAAAAAGGAAGAATAA
- the rpsI gene encoding 30S ribosomal protein S9: MAEEKAETTKKNTTKKDFIFAVGRRKEAVARVRLYENLRDGINWNGVEVKKGEIIVNGKPIAEYFPGEVNRFRYTEPIRVVNAQNKYTYTIKVEGGGKSGQLDAVIAGIANALAKADEEHYRPILKEKGFLTRDARVRERRKVGTGGKARRKKQSPKR; this comes from the coding sequence ATGGCCGAAGAGAAAGCAGAGACAACAAAAAAGAACACTACCAAAAAAGATTTTATCTTCGCAGTTGGAAGACGAAAAGAAGCAGTGGCACGAGTTAGACTTTATGAAAATCTTCGGGATGGAATTAATTGGAATGGAGTTGAGGTTAAGAAAGGAGAGATTATTGTTAATGGCAAACCTATTGCAGAGTACTTTCCGGGTGAAGTTAATAGATTTCGCTATACAGAGCCAATCAGAGTTGTTAATGCTCAGAATAAATATACTTATACTATAAAAGTTGAGGGTGGAGGTAAGTCTGGACAGCTAGATGCCGTTATCGCAGGTATAGCCAATGCTCTAGCAAAAGCTGACGAGGAACATTACAGACCTATTTTGAAAGAAAAAGGCTTTTTGACCAGAGATGCTCGAGTGCGTGAAAGACGCAAGGTGGGTACTGGTGGAAAAGCTCGACGCAAGAAACAATCTCCAAAGCGATAA
- a CDS encoding geranylgeranyl pyrophosphate synthase produces the protein MDLESNLIQHKDHISEVLAAYLKKKKQTFTMLKPYGDDVFNRLEIFLLKGKMIRGGLILSTLQLFKKNIAEDHIRIACVIELIHSALLIHDDIMDNDTLRRGEKTLHVSYAETFSGKHKLHVGKSLAICVGDVCFFLAFAILSQTSLPAKTKQHIQKLLCDEFIKVGLMQMQDVALSTQNHLPKDSDIIALYTYKTARYTFSLPFIIGALLAEARSKTIKDLQLLGEYMGIIFQIKDDELGIYATEEELGKPIGSDLRENKKTFHYVRLMSKASAEDKTYVLNLQRKKHITHNDMKTYQLLLEKYNVTEDVQNLIKSYRQKAIRRIKKLPISPLYQQSLSDFLDSTILRKK, from the coding sequence ATGGATCTAGAAAGCAACCTTATACAACATAAAGATCACATATCAGAAGTTCTTGCTGCCTATCTTAAAAAGAAAAAGCAGACTTTTACTATGCTTAAACCCTATGGTGATGATGTCTTTAATAGACTTGAGATATTTCTTTTAAAAGGCAAAATGATAAGGGGTGGTCTTATTCTCAGTACTCTTCAATTATTTAAAAAAAATATAGCAGAAGATCATATACGTATTGCTTGTGTTATAGAACTTATCCACTCAGCTCTTCTTATTCATGATGATATCATGGATAATGACACGCTTAGGCGCGGAGAGAAAACGTTACATGTGTCCTACGCTGAAACGTTTTCTGGTAAACATAAGCTTCACGTTGGAAAATCTCTTGCGATTTGTGTAGGAGATGTGTGTTTTTTTCTTGCTTTTGCTATTCTATCCCAAACATCGCTTCCTGCAAAGACCAAACAACATATTCAAAAATTACTTTGCGATGAATTTATTAAGGTCGGACTCATGCAGATGCAGGATGTAGCCCTAAGTACACAAAATCATCTTCCCAAAGATAGCGATATTATTGCACTTTATACTTACAAAACTGCTAGGTATACATTCTCACTTCCTTTTATTATAGGAGCTCTTCTTGCGGAGGCTAGATCTAAAACCATTAAAGATCTTCAACTTCTTGGAGAGTACATGGGTATAATATTCCAGATTAAAGATGATGAGCTTGGTATTTACGCAACAGAGGAAGAACTTGGAAAACCAATTGGATCTGATCTCAGAGAAAATAAAAAAACATTTCATTATGTAAGACTTATGTCTAAAGCATCTGCTGAAGATAAAACCTACGTATTAAATCTCCAACGCAAAAAACATATTACTCACAATGATATGAAAACCTATCAACTTTTATTAGAGAAATACAACGTAACAGAAGATGTTCAGAATCTTATCAAATCATATAGACAAAAAGCGATTAGAAGAATAAAAAAACTTCCAATATCTCCTCTCTACCAACAATCACTTTCAGATTTCTTAGATTCAACTATTTTACGTAAAAAATAG
- a CDS encoding serine hydrolase, protein MSESFIQSLRDICTRAIARRIFPGCAIGIVMQGETNFFSFGNLTYAQKAPLVTEKTVYDIASITKVIPTSLLALKLLEEGKITLETKVQNILPEIKNNYQDKITLHHLLTQTLDFNLRLSTLKNLSPQELLSKIFHAQLRFPPGESYAYNNTTSILLGLVIERVTQKNLDVLAYEMLFQPLEMKRTTFNTSSFFPEQVAPSEIDSWRGGEIRGEVHDESAYVLSKIITPGSAGLFSTAEDLTNLLLMLTTQGIYRSKQIFTDETIQLMQINQSSTQDKTIGLGWELCASWMGTRIPKATIGKTGFTGCSILCNIPLGLGMVFLCNHTYPYRRRKKEEILSFRKELGNLLFSEI, encoded by the coding sequence ATGAGTGAATCTTTTATACAATCTCTTAGAGATATTTGTACACGAGCGATTGCTAGAAGAATTTTTCCCGGTTGTGCGATAGGAATTGTTATGCAGGGTGAAACAAATTTTTTTTCATTTGGCAATCTTACCTATGCACAGAAAGCACCATTAGTGACTGAGAAGACTGTATATGATATTGCATCTATTACAAAAGTTATTCCAACATCACTTTTAGCACTCAAGCTGCTTGAAGAAGGTAAAATAACCTTAGAAACAAAAGTGCAAAACATTCTTCCTGAAATAAAAAACAACTATCAGGATAAGATTACTCTACATCATCTTCTTACACAAACTCTTGATTTTAATTTGAGACTTTCCACATTAAAAAATTTGTCTCCTCAAGAGTTATTATCAAAAATATTTCATGCTCAGCTTCGTTTCCCACCGGGAGAAAGTTATGCGTATAACAACACAACAAGTATTCTTCTAGGTCTTGTAATAGAGAGAGTTACGCAAAAAAATCTTGATGTGTTAGCTTATGAGATGCTTTTTCAACCGCTTGAGATGAAGAGAACAACGTTTAACACTTCTTCATTTTTTCCTGAGCAGGTTGCACCCTCAGAGATTGATAGCTGGAGAGGAGGGGAAATTAGAGGAGAGGTTCACGATGAAAGTGCATATGTCTTAAGCAAGATAATAACACCGGGTTCTGCTGGACTTTTTTCAACAGCTGAAGATTTAACAAATCTGCTTCTAATGTTAACTACTCAGGGAATATATAGATCCAAACAAATTTTTACAGACGAAACTATACAACTTATGCAGATAAATCAATCGAGCACCCAAGATAAAACTATTGGATTGGGTTGGGAATTATGTGCTTCTTGGATGGGAACAAGAATACCTAAGGCAACTATTGGGAAAACAGGTTTTACAGGATGTAGTATTCTTTGTAATATTCCTCTTGGATTGGGAATGGTTTTTTTATGCAATCATACTTATCCTTATCGTCGTCGGAAAAAAGAAGAAATTCTATCTTTCAGGAAAGAACTTGGTAACCTTCTCTTTTCAGAAATTTAG
- a CDS encoding phosphohydrolase — MKKNLKNIVNFLFEVGILSKTPRSGFHFLGSGEQSVAEHINRVVYVGYVLSTMEKNVDTAKVLKMCLFHDLAEARTSDLNYVHQKYTVSDEERAIHDLAKTVPFGEDILSLLQEHKERKTKEALLAKDADTIEWILSLKEHVDIGNTRAKTWIPSSIKRLKTDVAKKLAEEILATESDEWWFSNKEDDWWVNRNSKAVKKRF; from the coding sequence GTGAAGAAGAATTTAAAAAATATTGTTAATTTCCTTTTTGAAGTCGGCATTCTCTCTAAGACGCCTCGCTCAGGATTTCATTTTCTCGGAAGTGGAGAACAATCAGTTGCAGAGCATATTAATAGAGTCGTATATGTAGGATATGTTTTATCAACAATGGAAAAAAATGTGGACACTGCCAAAGTGCTAAAAATGTGCCTTTTTCATGATCTGGCAGAAGCACGAACCAGTGATCTTAACTATGTCCATCAAAAATATACTGTTTCAGACGAAGAAAGAGCAATTCACGATCTTGCCAAGACAGTTCCCTTCGGAGAGGACATTCTTTCGCTTTTACAGGAACATAAAGAACGAAAAACAAAAGAAGCACTATTAGCAAAAGATGCAGATACTATAGAATGGATTCTCTCCCTCAAAGAACATGTAGATATCGGCAATACGAGAGCAAAAACATGGATTCCATCATCGATAAAACGACTCAAAACAGATGTAGCAAAAAAACTTGCGGAAGAAATACTTGCAACAGAATCTGATGAGTGGTGGTTTTCAAACAAAGAAGATGACTGGTGGGTTAATAGAAACTCCAAAGCAGTAAAAAAACGTTTTTAA